Proteins encoded together in one Camelus dromedarius isolate mCamDro1 chromosome 11, mCamDro1.pat, whole genome shotgun sequence window:
- the DESI1 gene encoding desumoylating isopeptidase 1 isoform X1, with translation MEPPNLYPVKLYVYDLSKGLARRLSPIMLGKQLEGIWHTSIVVHKDEFFFGSGGISSCPPGGTLLGPPDSVVDVGSTEVTEEIFLEYLSSLGESLFRGEAYNLFEHNCNTFSNEVAQFLTGRKIPSYITDLPSEVLSTPFGQALRPFLDSIQIQPPGGSTVGRPNGQS, from the exons ATGGAGCCGCCGAATCTCTATCCGGTGAAGCTCTACGTGTACGACCTGTCCAAGGGCCTGGCTCGGCGGCTCAGCCCCATCATGCTGG GGAAACAACTGGAAGGCATCTG GCACACCTCCATAGTTGTGCACAAGGATGAGTTCTTCTTCGGCAGTGGCGGTATCTCCAGCTGTCCCCCG GGAGGGACATTGCTTGGGCCCCCAGACTCTGTGGTTGATGTGGGGAGCACAGAAGTCACAGAAGAAATCTTTCTGGAGTACCTGTCCTCCCTGGGGGAGTCTCTGTTCCG AGGTGAAGCCTACAACCTCTTTGAACACAACTGTAACACCTTCAGCAACGAAGTGGCGCAGTTCCTGACCGGGCGGAAGATCCCTTCTTACATCACTGACCTTCCCTCTGAAGTTCTCTCCAC GCCCTTTGGACAGGCCCTGCGACCCTTCCTGGACTCCATCCAGATCCAGCCTCCTGGAGGGAGCACAGTGGGCCGACCCAACGGCCAGAGCTAA
- the DESI1 gene encoding desumoylating isopeptidase 1 isoform X2 codes for MEPPNLYPVKLYVYDLSKGLARRLSPIMLGKQLEGIWHTSIVVHKDEFFFGSGGISSCPPGGTLLGPPDSVVDVGSTEVTEEIFLEYLSSLGESLFRGEAYNLFEHNCNTFSNEVAQFLTGRKIPSYITDLPSEVLSTTSGACSL; via the exons ATGGAGCCGCCGAATCTCTATCCGGTGAAGCTCTACGTGTACGACCTGTCCAAGGGCCTGGCTCGGCGGCTCAGCCCCATCATGCTGG GGAAACAACTGGAAGGCATCTG GCACACCTCCATAGTTGTGCACAAGGATGAGTTCTTCTTCGGCAGTGGCGGTATCTCCAGCTGTCCCCCG GGAGGGACATTGCTTGGGCCCCCAGACTCTGTGGTTGATGTGGGGAGCACAGAAGTCACAGAAGAAATCTTTCTGGAGTACCTGTCCTCCCTGGGGGAGTCTCTGTTCCG AGGTGAAGCCTACAACCTCTTTGAACACAACTGTAACACCTTCAGCAACGAAGTGGCGCAGTTCCTGACCGGGCGGAAGATCCCTTCTTACATCACTGACCTTCCCTCTGAAGTTCTCTCCAC AACCTCAGGAGCCTGCTCATTGTGA
- the PMM1 gene encoding phosphomannomutase 1 produces the protein MAVTAEGARRKERVLCLFDVDGTLTPARQKIDPEVAAFLQKLRSRVQIGVVGGSDYSKIAEQLGEGDEVIEKFDYVFAENGTVQYKHGRLLSKQTIQNHLGEELLQDLINFCLRYMALLRLPKKRGTFIEFRNGMLNISPIGRSCTLEERIEFSELDKKEKIREKFVEALKTEFAGKGLRFSRGGMISFDIFPEGWDKRYCLDSLDQDSFDTIHFFGNETSPGGNDFEIYTDPRTVGHSVVSPQDTVQRCREIFFPETAHEA, from the exons ATGGCGGTCACCGCTGAGGGCGCCCGCAGGAAGGAGCGCGTCCTCTGCCTGTTTGACGTGGACGGGACCCTCACTCCAGCTCGCCAG AAAATCGACCCTGAGGTGGCTGCCTTCCTGCAGAAGTTGCGAAGTAGGGTGCAGATCGGTGTGGTAGGTGGCTCTGACTACTCTAAGATTGCTGagcagctgggagagggggaTGAAG TCATCGAAAAGTTTGATTATGTGTTTGCTGAGAATGGCACAGTGCAGTACAAGCACGGAAGACTACTCTCCAAGCAG ACCATCCAGAACCACTTGGGGGAGGAACTCCTGCAGGACTTGATCAACTTCTGCCTCCGCTACATGGCCCTGCTCAGACTCCCCAAGAAGCG TGGAACCTTCATCGAGTTCCGGAATGGCATGCTGAACATCTCCCCTATCGGCCGGAGCTGTACACTGGAGGAAAGAATTGAGTTCTCCGAACTGGACAAG AAGGAGAAGATCCGGGAGAAGTTTGTGGAAGCCTTGAAAACAGAGTTTGCTGGCAAAGGTCTAAGGTTCTCCCGAG GTGGCATGATCAGCTTTGACATCTTCCCTGAGGGCTGGGACAAGCGCTACTGCCTGGACAGCCTGGACCAGGACAGCTTCGACACCATCCACTTCTTTGGGAAcgagaccagccct GGTGGGAACGACTTTGAGATCTACACCGACCCCCGGACCGTTGGCCACAGTGTGGTGTCCCCACAGGACACAGTGCAGCGATGCCGTGAGATCTTTTTTCCAGAGACAGCCCACGAGGCATGA
- the CSDC2 gene encoding cold shock domain-containing protein C2 — protein MTSESTPSPVVPPLHSPKSPVWPTFPFHREGSRVWERGGVSSRDLPSPLPTKRTRTYSATARASAGPVFKGVCKQFSRSQGHGFITPENGSEDIFVHVSDIEGEYVPVEGDEVTYKMCPIPPKNQKFQAVEVVLTQLAPHTPHETWSGQVVGS, from the exons ATGACTTCGGAGTCCACACCGTCCCCGGTCGTGCCACCGCTCCACTCCCCCAAGTCCCCTGTCTGGCCCACCTTCCCCTTCCACCGGGAGGGCAGCAGGGTCTGGGAGCGGGGCGGTGTCTCATCTAGGGACCTGCCCAGTCCCCTGCCCACCAAACGGACCAGGACATATTCAGC GACAGCCCGTGCCTCAGCTGGCCCCGTGTTCAAAGGTGTCTGTAAGCAGTTCTCACGCTCACAGGGCCACGGCTTCATCACCCCCGAGAACGGGTCCGAGGACATCTTCGTGCATGTATCTGA CATCGAGGGGGAGTACGTGCCAGTGGAAGGCGACGAGGTGACCTACAAGATGTGCCCTATCCCGCCCAAGAACCAGAAGTTCCAAGCCGTGGAGGTGGTGCTCACCCAGCTGGCCCCACACACTCCCCACGAGACGTGGTCCGGCCAGGTTGTGGGCTCCTAG